A single genomic interval of Hevea brasiliensis isolate MT/VB/25A 57/8 chromosome 4, ASM3005281v1, whole genome shotgun sequence harbors:
- the LOC110673269 gene encoding heat stress transcription factor A-6b-like: MNRLDREKEEYAGASSSYSGMASAAIPQPMEGLHDAAPPPFLTKAYDIVEDMTTNHIVSWSRGNNSFVVWDPQTFAMSLLPRYFKHNNFSSFVRQLNTYGFRKVDPDSWEFANEGFVRGQKHLLKNIRRRKNPQPQVFKQSLDPFVEVGRFGIDGEVDRLRGDKQVIMMELVKLRQQQQNTRACLQLMEHRLKRTETKQQQMMGFLARAMQNPNFVQQLVQQKDRRKELEESINKKRRRPIDQGPSNAQVGDFHHGGGVETFVKIEPQEFGDLSDFEVSELDALAMTMQGVSRSQQNMEEECIERGEKHVDKGKDLDKGFWDDLLIEDIGEEMDTY, encoded by the exons ATGAATCGTCTAGACCGAGAGAAGGAAGAGTATGCAGGAGCTAGTTCATCTTACTCAGGAATGGCATCTGCAGCTATTCCTCAACCAATGGAGGGACTTCATGACGCTGCTCCTCCCCCTTTTCTCACAAAAGCTTATGACATCGTGGAGGACATGACCACAAACCATATAGTTTCTTGGAGTAGAGGCAACAATAGCTTCGTTGTTTGGGATCCCCAGACCTTTGCCATGAGTCTtctgcccagatacttcaagcaCAATAATTTCTCGAGCTTTGTTAGGCAGCTTAACACATAT GGGTTTAGAAAGGTTGATCCAGATAGTTGGGAATTTGCCAATGAAGGGTTTGTCAGAGGGCAAAAGCATCTTCTCAAGAATATACGAAGGAGAAAAAATCCACAACCTCAGGTTTTTAAGCAATCTCTAGACCCTTTTGTTGAAGTTGGAAGGTTTGGAATAGATGGAGAAGTCGATCGATTAAGGGGAGACAAACAAGTTATAATGATGGAACTGGTGAAGCTTAGGCAGCAACAACAGAATACTAGAGCTTGTCTTCAATTAATGGAACACCGACTCAAAAGGACAGAGACAAAACAGCAACAAATGATGGGTTTCTTGGCTAGAGCAATGCAGAATCCCAATTTTGTGCAACAACTAGTCCAACAAAAGGACAGAAGGAAGGAACTGGAAGAATCAATTAATAAAAAGAGAAGGCGGCCTATTGACCAAGGGCCTAGTAATGCTCAAGTTGGAGACTTTCATCATGGTGGAGGAGTGGAAACTTTTGTGAAGATTGAACCTCAGGAGTTTGGTGACCTTTCTGACTTTGAAGTTTCAGAACTGGACGCACTGGCAATGACCATGCAAGGAGTGAGTAGAAGCCAACAAAACATGGAGGAAGAATGTATAGAGAGAGGAGAGAAACATGTGGATAAAGGTAAAGACCTTGATAAGGGGTTCTGGGATGACTTATTGATTGAGGATATTGGGGAAGAAATGGATACCTATTAG
- the LOC110673245 gene encoding uncharacterized protein LOC110673245 isoform X1, with product MGAVPSTPRRGSARPQDTAEYLIGSFVGEKSFPLASDFWQKLLELPLNLRWPTDRVQEACQRFAQNNCYTRHLAKILIHLTQCLQESISTSGAPSPVYTKAINAVYISSVFLKYLIENAQSNNIEDVCLSLDESEPVPDGFIRDINIENLVMHSVLSFIGSVDVSTNTYLLHQELLSFMLIAMSSQLLYGPSPGPTDMNLFIDAAMAQESSLVSFVVRRLLLNYIMRPRIPLNSTSYPVFSEGSQPGVLQRVGSAAATFVLLPFNYLVSSNVEGIRNPLADCSLHVLLILNYYHKCIVGDEPVTDRSDDSAASESLPKVNTYFSDNPYCKALESARDIELDRVDIEGNAHNGSLVRLPFASLFDTLGMCLGDETAALLLYTLVHGNSDFLEYVFVRTDLDTLLMPILETLYNASKRTSNHIYILLIILLILSQDSSFNASIHKMILPSVPWYQEHLLHQTSLGSLMVIILIRTVKYNLSKLKDLYLHTTCLATLANMAPHVHRLSAYASQRLVSLFYMLSRKYNKLAERIDDKIGKSGSVEQGSFAEDLSAELHIYTDFLRIVLEILNAILTYALPRNPEVVYAIMHRQEVFQPFKNHPRFNELIENIYMVLDFFNSRVDAHAEDGEWSVEKVLQLVIINCRSWRGEGMKMFTQLHFSYEQESHPEEFFTPYIWRLALTHCGLSFNPSAINLFPVDLSVEKLNGYGGDADKHQNGELDQNEQLEV from the exons ATGGGAGCAGTGCCTTCAACGCCGCGACGGGGCAGCGCACGCCCACAAGACACGGCGGAGTATTTAATTGGTTCATTTGTCGGCGAAAAATCTTTCCCGCTTGCCTCAGATTTCTGGCAGAAACTTCTGGAACTCCCTCTCAATCTCCGTTGGCCCACCGACCGCGTCCAGGAAGCCTGCCAGCGCTTTG CACAAAACAACTGTTATACTAGGCATCTTGCAAAGATTTTGATTCACCTAACGCAATGTTTGCAAGAGTCCATTTCAACTTCTGGTGCACCATCCCCAGTTTATACGAAGGCCATCAACGCAGTGTACATTTCATCTGTTTTCTTGAAGTACTTAATTGAAAATGCCCAAAGCAACAACATTGAGGACGTGTGTCTGTCATTGGATGAAAGCGAACCAGTACCAGATGGTTTCATAAGAG ATATAAACATTGAGAATCTTGTCATGCATAGTGTGCTTAGCTTTATTGGTTCTGTAGATGTAAG TACGAACACATACCTCCTACATCAGGAGTTGCTTAGCTTCATGCTTATTGCAATGTCATCCCAACTTCTTTATGGTCCATCCCCAGGACCAACAGATATGAATCTTTTTATTGATGCAGCAATGGCTCAG GAAAGTTCTTTGGTGAGTTTTGTTGTTCGCAGACTGCTACTCAATTATATAATGCGGCCTCGCATTCCATTGAACAGTACATCTTATCCTGTATTTTCTGAAGGGAGTCAGCCAGGAGTTTTGCAAAGAGTTGGTTCTGCAGCTG CTACTTTTGTGTTACTGCCATTCAATTATTTGGTCAGTTCAAATGTTGAAGGCATAAGAAATCCATTGGCCGACTGCAGTCTTCATGTCTTGCTTATACTTAATTATTATCATAAATGCATTGTGGGTGATGAGCCTGTAACGGACAGAAGTGATGATAGTGCTGCTTCAGAATCTCTTCCCAAAGTAAATACATATTTCTCTGACAATCCTTACTGCAAAGCATTAGAAAGTGCAAGGGATATTGAAC TTGATCGTGTAGATATTGAGGGGAATGCACACAATGGGTCACTTGTGAGATTACCATTTGCATCTCTATTTGATACTCTTGGCAT GTGCTTGGGTGATGAAACTGCTGCCCTATTACTTTACACGTTGGTGCATGGAAACTCTGATTTTTTGGAGTATGTTTTTGTGCGAACTGATTTGGATACATTG CTGATGCCCATTCTAGAGACGCTATACAATGCTTCAAAGAGAACATCAAATCATATATACATCTTGTTGATTATACTTCTTATACTGAGTCAAGATTCTTCTTTTAATGCAAGCATACACAAGATG ATATTGCCTAGTGTTCCATGGTATCAAGAGCATCTTCTTCATCAAACATCTCTTGGTTCCCTAATGGTCATAATTCTTATAAGGACTGTGAAGTATAACCTATCTAAGCTGAAG GATCTCTATCTCCATACAACTTGTCTAGCGACTTTGGCTAACATGGCTCCACATGTCCACCGTTTGAGCGCATATGCATCACAAAGACTCGTTAGCCTTTTCTACATGCTTTCTCGCAA GTACAACAAACTTGCAGAGAGGATAGATGATAAAATAGGAAAGAGTGGCTCAGTTGAACAAGGCAGCTTTGCTGAAGATTTG TCTGCTGAGTTGCATATTTACACCGACTTCCTGAGAATTGTCCTCGAAATACTAAATGCAATTTTGACTTATGCCCTGCCACGCAATCCTGAG GTTGTATACGCTATAATGCACAGGCAGGAGGTTTTTCAGCCATTCAAGAATCATCCACGCTTCAAtgaattgattgaaaatatttacATG GTTTTAGATTTTTTCAATAGTCGCGTGGATGCACATGCAGAAGATGGGGAATGGTCAGTAGAGAAAGTCCTCCAGCTTGTAATTATTAATTGTCGGTCATGGCGAGGTGAAGGAATGAAG ATGTTTACTCAGTTACATTTTTCCTACGAACAAGAGAGTCATCCAGAGGAATTCTTCACTCCGTATATTTGGCGGCTGGCTTTGACCCACTG TGGACTCAGCTTTAATCCCAGTGCCATAAATTTGTTTCCTGTTGACTTGTCAGTAGAA AAACTTAATGGTTACGGAGGGGATGCTGACAAGCATCAAAATGGGGAGTTGGATCAGAATGAGCAGCTGGAGGTGTAG
- the LOC110673245 gene encoding uncharacterized protein LOC110673245 isoform X2 — translation MGAVPSTPRRGSARPQDTAEYLIGSFVGEKSFPLASDFWQKLLELPLNLRWPTDRVQEACQRFAQNNCYTRHLAKILIHLTQCLQESISTSGAPSPVYTKAINAVYISSVFLKYLIENAQSNNIEDVCLSLDESEPVPDGFIRDINIENLVMHSVLSFIGSVDVSTNTYLLHQELLSFMLIAMSSQLLYGPSPGPTDMNLFIDAAMAQESSLVSFVVRRLLLNYIMRPRIPLNSTSYPVFSEGSQPGVLQRVGSAAATFVLLPFNYLVSSNVEGIRNPLADCSLHVLLILNYYHKCIVGDEPVTDRSDDSAASESLPKVNTYFSDNPYCKALESARDIELDRVDIEGNAHNGSLVRLPFASLFDTLGMCLGDETAALLLYTLVHGNSDFLEYVFVRTDLDTLLMPILETLYNASKRTSNHIYILLIILLILSQDSSFNASIHKMILPSVPWYQEHLLHQTSLGSLMVIILIRTVKYNLSKLKDLYLHTTCLATLANMAPHVHRLSAYASQRLVSLFYMLSRKYNKLAERIDDKIGKSGSVEQGSFAEDLSAELHIYTDFLRIVLEILNAILTYALPRNPEVVYAIMHRQEVFQPFKNHPRFNELIENIYMVLDFFNSRVDAHAEDGEWSVEKVLQLVIINCRSWRGEGMKMFTQLHFSYEQESHPEEFFTPYIWRLALTH, via the exons ATGGGAGCAGTGCCTTCAACGCCGCGACGGGGCAGCGCACGCCCACAAGACACGGCGGAGTATTTAATTGGTTCATTTGTCGGCGAAAAATCTTTCCCGCTTGCCTCAGATTTCTGGCAGAAACTTCTGGAACTCCCTCTCAATCTCCGTTGGCCCACCGACCGCGTCCAGGAAGCCTGCCAGCGCTTTG CACAAAACAACTGTTATACTAGGCATCTTGCAAAGATTTTGATTCACCTAACGCAATGTTTGCAAGAGTCCATTTCAACTTCTGGTGCACCATCCCCAGTTTATACGAAGGCCATCAACGCAGTGTACATTTCATCTGTTTTCTTGAAGTACTTAATTGAAAATGCCCAAAGCAACAACATTGAGGACGTGTGTCTGTCATTGGATGAAAGCGAACCAGTACCAGATGGTTTCATAAGAG ATATAAACATTGAGAATCTTGTCATGCATAGTGTGCTTAGCTTTATTGGTTCTGTAGATGTAAG TACGAACACATACCTCCTACATCAGGAGTTGCTTAGCTTCATGCTTATTGCAATGTCATCCCAACTTCTTTATGGTCCATCCCCAGGACCAACAGATATGAATCTTTTTATTGATGCAGCAATGGCTCAG GAAAGTTCTTTGGTGAGTTTTGTTGTTCGCAGACTGCTACTCAATTATATAATGCGGCCTCGCATTCCATTGAACAGTACATCTTATCCTGTATTTTCTGAAGGGAGTCAGCCAGGAGTTTTGCAAAGAGTTGGTTCTGCAGCTG CTACTTTTGTGTTACTGCCATTCAATTATTTGGTCAGTTCAAATGTTGAAGGCATAAGAAATCCATTGGCCGACTGCAGTCTTCATGTCTTGCTTATACTTAATTATTATCATAAATGCATTGTGGGTGATGAGCCTGTAACGGACAGAAGTGATGATAGTGCTGCTTCAGAATCTCTTCCCAAAGTAAATACATATTTCTCTGACAATCCTTACTGCAAAGCATTAGAAAGTGCAAGGGATATTGAAC TTGATCGTGTAGATATTGAGGGGAATGCACACAATGGGTCACTTGTGAGATTACCATTTGCATCTCTATTTGATACTCTTGGCAT GTGCTTGGGTGATGAAACTGCTGCCCTATTACTTTACACGTTGGTGCATGGAAACTCTGATTTTTTGGAGTATGTTTTTGTGCGAACTGATTTGGATACATTG CTGATGCCCATTCTAGAGACGCTATACAATGCTTCAAAGAGAACATCAAATCATATATACATCTTGTTGATTATACTTCTTATACTGAGTCAAGATTCTTCTTTTAATGCAAGCATACACAAGATG ATATTGCCTAGTGTTCCATGGTATCAAGAGCATCTTCTTCATCAAACATCTCTTGGTTCCCTAATGGTCATAATTCTTATAAGGACTGTGAAGTATAACCTATCTAAGCTGAAG GATCTCTATCTCCATACAACTTGTCTAGCGACTTTGGCTAACATGGCTCCACATGTCCACCGTTTGAGCGCATATGCATCACAAAGACTCGTTAGCCTTTTCTACATGCTTTCTCGCAA GTACAACAAACTTGCAGAGAGGATAGATGATAAAATAGGAAAGAGTGGCTCAGTTGAACAAGGCAGCTTTGCTGAAGATTTG TCTGCTGAGTTGCATATTTACACCGACTTCCTGAGAATTGTCCTCGAAATACTAAATGCAATTTTGACTTATGCCCTGCCACGCAATCCTGAG GTTGTATACGCTATAATGCACAGGCAGGAGGTTTTTCAGCCATTCAAGAATCATCCACGCTTCAAtgaattgattgaaaatatttacATG GTTTTAGATTTTTTCAATAGTCGCGTGGATGCACATGCAGAAGATGGGGAATGGTCAGTAGAGAAAGTCCTCCAGCTTGTAATTATTAATTGTCGGTCATGGCGAGGTGAAGGAATGAAG ATGTTTACTCAGTTACATTTTTCCTACGAACAAGAGAGTCATCCAGAGGAATTCTTCACTCCGTATATTTGGCGGCTGGCTTTGACCCACTG A
- the LOC110673247 gene encoding perakine reductase — MPYRNFATFSILLSLHLQLSCVSMEAKSQIQIPRVKLGSQGLEVSRLGFGCGGLSGIYNPPLPHEAGCEIIKEVFSKGITFFDTSDLYGDNYDNEIMVGKALKQLPREKVQLATKFGIIRSKGFQFAVNGSPEYVRQCCEASLKRLDVDYIDLYYQHRVDSSVPIEDTIGELKKLVEEGKIKYIGLSEASVDTIRRANAVHPITAVEMEYSLWSCEIEEDIVPVCRELGIGIVAYSPLGRGFFAGKAVVESLPDKSLLVMHPRFTGENLERNKVIYARLADLAAKHACTPPQLALAWLLHQGEDIVPIPGTTKLKNLETNIGSLAVELTQEDLKEIRNAVPIDEVGGEREYEAFSNYVYKLANTPPK; from the exons ATGCCTTACAGGAACTTTGCCACTTTTAGCATTTTGTTGTCACTGCATCTTCAGCTAAGCTGTGTTTCCATGGAAGCAAAATCACAGATCCAAATCCCAAGAGTGAAACTGGGCAGTCAGGGATTGGAG GTTTCTAGACTGGGCTTTGGGTGTGGAGGACTCTCAGGAATATATAATCCACCACTCCCACATGAAGCTGGATGTGAAATTATAAAGGAAGTTTTTTCGAAAGGAATCACCTTTTTTGACACATCTGATCTATATGGAGATAATTATGACAATGAGATCATGGTTGGGAAG GCCTTAAAGCAGCTTCCTAGAGAAAAAGTTCAGTTAGCAACAAAATTTGGCATTATAAGGTCAAAGGGATTTCAATTTGCAGTGAATGGCAGCCCAGAATATGTGAGGCAATGCTGTGAAGCTAGTTTAAAGCGGCTTGATGTGGACTATATTGATCTGTATTATCAGCATCGTGTGGACAGTTCAGTGCCAATAGAGGATACT ATTGGGGAATTGAAGAAGCTGGTAGAGGAGGGAAAGATAAAGTATATTGGGTTATCTGAAGCTAGTGTAGATACTATAAGGAGGGCAAATGCTGTTCATCCTATAACAGCTGTAGAAATGGAGTACTCGTTGTGGAGTTGTGAAATTGAAGAGGACATAGTTCCAGTCTGTAG AGAGCTTGGTATTGGCATAGTAGCATATAGCCCTCTAGGTCGTGGGTTCTTTGCTGGGAAGGCAGTGGTGGAAAGCTTGCCTGATAAGAGCCTATTG GTTATGCATCCCAGATTTACTGGAGAGAATTTAGAGAGAAATAAAGTTATATATGCCCGTCTTGCGGACCTGGCTGCAAAGCATGCCTGCACTCCACCTCAATTAGCACTGGCTTGGCTTCTGCACCAGGGAGAAGACATAGTTCCAATTCCTG GGACAACTAAATTGAAGAACCTTGAAACCAATATTGGGTCCTTAGCAGTGGAGCTAACACAAGAAGATTTGAAAGAAATTCGCAATGCTGTGCCAATTGATGAAGTAGGAGGTGAAAGAGAATATGAAGCGTTCTCTAATTATGTTTACAAACTTGCAAATACTCCACCTAAATAA
- the LOC110673244 gene encoding transmembrane emp24 domain-containing protein p24beta3: MERRQIYVVAALLFTLIGRISSLSVTVNDVECVYEYVLYEGDTVSGNFVVVDHDIFWSSDHPGIDLTVTSPLDNVVHTVKGTSGDKFEFKAPRSGMYKFCFHNPYSTPETVSFYIHVGHIPNEHDLAKDEHLNPINVKIAELREALESVTAEQKYLKARDARHRRTNESTRKRVIGYTVGEYILLAIVSILQVVYIRRLFSKSVAYNRV; the protein is encoded by the exons ATGGAAAGAAGGCAGATCTACGTTGTGGCAGCTCTTTTATTTACCTTAATTGGCCGCATATCTTCTCTTTCCGTCACCGTGAACGACGTTGAATGCGTCTACGAGTATGTCCTCTACGAAGGCGATACCGTTTCTGGGAACTTCGTGGTGGTTGATCACGACATCTTCTGGAGCTCTGATCACCCCGGAATTGATCTCACC GTGACATCCCCTTTGGATAACGTGGTTCACACTGTGAAGGGGACATCTGGCGACAAGTTTGAGTTTAAGGCCCCAAGAAGTGGAATGtacaaattctgttttcacaatCCCTACTCAACACCAGAGACTGTCTCTTTCTATATTCATGTGGGTCATATTCCCAATGAGCATGATCTTGCGAAAGATG AGCATCTGAATCCTATTAATGTTAAAATTGCTGAGCTGAGAGAAGCATTGGAGTCTGTTACGGCAGAGCAGAAGTACTTAAAAGCACGTGATGCTCGACATCGCCGTA CGAACGAGAGTACACGAAAGCGTGTTATAGGCTACACAGTGGGAGAGTACATTTTACTGGCTATTGTAAGCATACTTCAGGTTGTATATATTCGTCGCCTCTTCAGCAAATCAGTTGCATACAACCGAGTCTGA